A single window of Motacilla alba alba isolate MOTALB_02 chromosome 12, Motacilla_alba_V1.0_pri, whole genome shotgun sequence DNA harbors:
- the LOC119706176 gene encoding rRNA 2'-O-methyltransferase fibrillarin-like — protein sequence MSAGGGGDGRAGGGCGGRGAAPFPWCRGSGGRSGRDFIRVPQVPGRQGRAVAAGPGGHGSGRGVGVRRGEGRGGGTEPKGPYGRARGLGPASSPPLPRARFIVLIPLIDPFSPRSSPLSSRLTGRSGSAAPGSRRHQHPQLSGSYTAWKTVTFSGSDPRCLRPFFGNE from the exons ATGAGCGCGGGAGGTGGCGGTGATGGAcgggcgggcggcggctgcggcgggcggggcgcggcgcccTTCCCGTGGTGccgcgggagcggcggccgcaGCGGCCGCGACTTCATCCGGGTCCCGCAAGTACCGGGACGGCAGGGCCGGGCGgtggccgcggggccgggggggcaCGGGAGCGGCCGCGGCGTCGGGGTGCGCCGGGGGGAGGGTAGGGGCGGAGGGACTGAGCCGAAGGGCCCGTacgggcgggcgcggggcctCGGCCCGGCCTCTTCGCCGCCTCTGCCGCGGGCCCGGTTCATTGTCCTTATTCCCCTCATCGATCCCTTTTCCCCTCGTTCTTCCCCGCTCTCCTCCAGGCTCACTGGAAGGTCCGGAAGTGCCGCCCCCGGGAGCCGCCGGCACCAG CATCCACAGCTCTCTGGTTCTTACACAGCCTGGAAGACTGTCACGTTTTCTGGATCAGATCCACGGTGTTTAAGACCTTTCTTTGGCAATGAATAG